The Planococcus donghaensis genome contains a region encoding:
- a CDS encoding HD-GYP domain-containing protein: MDGFKVGKKGEFLETVDFEDNTSLSLITKGDGVEILHQSIEEGMLFYVYPSENPNAVEFYFVLSGEIFYDLGNQRERLGPEDYFTTRGLKEPIYFTALSKVTLLCVFTEQTFFHISKEISKLMDIMKQVEDKDRYTHKHSHRVATYSVRIAQKLELNKEQLENLTVAAFLHDIGKIHVPSEVLNKPGRLTTEEFDLIKKHPFDGAEMVRNSYYYELAPIIEQHHERLDGSGYPNGLSGDEILLESRIIAVSDTFDAMTEDRVYRKALEDHVAIAELKKFAGKHFDEDVVAAFEQILIEEGKIIHTHE; this comes from the coding sequence ATGGACGGTTTTAAGGTTGGTAAAAAAGGTGAATTTCTTGAAACGGTTGATTTTGAAGACAATACTTCCTTAAGCCTTATTACCAAGGGAGATGGTGTAGAAATTTTACATCAATCTATTGAAGAAGGAATGTTATTTTATGTTTACCCAAGCGAAAATCCCAATGCTGTAGAATTTTATTTTGTGTTGTCAGGAGAAATTTTTTATGATCTTGGTAACCAGAGAGAGAGATTAGGTCCTGAAGATTATTTTACAACACGTGGTCTTAAAGAGCCTATTTATTTCACAGCCTTATCGAAAGTAACTTTACTGTGTGTTTTCACCGAGCAAACATTTTTCCACATTAGTAAAGAAATTTCGAAGTTAATGGATATTATGAAGCAGGTTGAAGACAAAGATAGATATACGCATAAACATAGTCATCGTGTCGCTACATATTCTGTACGTATTGCTCAAAAGTTAGAGCTAAACAAAGAACAACTTGAAAATTTGACAGTCGCTGCTTTTTTACACGATATCGGGAAAATACATGTTCCTTCTGAAGTGTTAAACAAACCAGGACGATTGACTACTGAAGAATTTGATCTTATTAAAAAGCATCCTTTTGATGGGGCTGAAATGGTTCGGAATTCTTATTACTACGAGCTCGCGCCGATTATTGAACAACATCACGAACGACTGGATGGCAGTGGATATCCTAATGGTCTAAGCGGAGATGAAATCCTCTTAGAATCTCGAATTATTGCAGTGAGTGATACGTTTGATGCGATGACTGAGGACCGGGTTTATCGAAAAGCATTAGAAGATCATGTCGCGATTGCTGAACTAAAGAAATTTGCAGGGAAGCATTTTGACGAAGATGTAGTTGCGGCTTTTGAGCAAATTTTAATAGAAGAAGGAAAGATTATTCATACACACGAATAA
- a CDS encoding TetR/AcrR family transcriptional regulator, which yields MNNKELKKRRMWTYFIDATEELIHTEGFKQVTIRKVADKAGYNSATIYNYFGELSHLLFFASLKFLKPYFKVVTEEIKKTSDPIEKYLVAWEVFSEHSFKNPDVFHSAYLMDLGEHPESLLAHYYELYPADLLDVSDELKPALMKRNIDDRGRFAISYMIKAGVVDEDEAEELNELTNLIWQGMFTNVLNNRNRYTAEEAHVQSMKYIREIILAKTNKV from the coding sequence ATGAACAATAAAGAATTAAAAAAAAGGCGAATGTGGACATATTTTATCGATGCGACTGAAGAGTTAATTCATACCGAAGGATTTAAACAAGTAACCATACGGAAAGTAGCTGATAAAGCCGGTTACAATAGCGCAACTATTTATAATTATTTTGGGGAGTTATCGCACCTACTGTTTTTTGCGTCTTTAAAATTTTTAAAGCCTTATTTTAAAGTTGTAACTGAAGAAATAAAAAAAACCAGCGATCCAATCGAAAAATACTTGGTCGCTTGGGAAGTTTTTAGTGAACATTCATTTAAAAATCCGGACGTGTTCCATTCTGCTTATTTAATGGACCTCGGTGAACACCCCGAAAGTCTATTAGCGCATTATTATGAACTTTATCCCGCAGATTTACTGGATGTTTCAGACGAGTTGAAACCCGCTTTAATGAAAAGAAATATCGATGATCGCGGACGTTTTGCCATTAGCTATATGATTAAAGCAGGAGTGGTAGATGAGGATGAAGCAGAAGAACTTAATGAACTTACAAACTTAATTTGGCAAGGTATGTTTACAAATGTCTTGAACAATCGAAATCGTTATACTGCCGAAGAAGCGCATGTCCAGTCAATGAAATATATACGCGAAATCATATTAGCTAAAACAAATAAAGTTTAA
- a CDS encoding BCCT family transporter, translated as MNKVKIDPLVFWSSLIVIVAATLSLVIFRGSAEPVMNKMMTSITYNLDWAFQFLTFGIFILLVWLVFSRYGKVRLGEEAPEFSTFSWGAMLFCAGMGTSIMFWSMMEPLYYYMGPPFGIEPNSNESAEWAVAYGMFHWGISAWALYALPTVTIAYSFFVKKNRSLKISTACRGVLGKHADGPIGKIIDIMVIWSLVGGLGTSLGLGVPMVSAVIGEIFGVQQSLQLSIIIILIWTVIYGASAYMGLYKGIRKLSDLNVYLALGLALFVLVTGPTLFILSNFSNSFGLMLQNFALMSFSTDPVEKGGFPQAWTVFYWAWFAATAPFIGLFVARISRGRTIRELIIHILLWGSLGSWIYFGIFGGYTMNLQLTGALNVVDMLNNSGGPATIVEILRTIPLDFLVLPFFAILAFIFLATSLDSATYILSAIATKELIGDQEPARWHRMLWGAVLAVLAVSLLMIGGLKVIQTSSVIVSVPVIILYLLLTSSLLKWLKQDFPDQLGEKVLATKENFVEEKEIYKIGLKNAKEVEE; from the coding sequence ATGAACAAAGTTAAAATTGATCCATTGGTTTTTTGGTCTTCGTTAATAGTAATTGTGGCAGCAACTTTATCGCTAGTTATTTTTAGAGGATCTGCAGAACCGGTAATGAACAAAATGATGACAAGTATTACATACAATCTGGATTGGGCATTTCAATTTCTTACCTTTGGAATATTTATATTACTGGTATGGTTAGTTTTTAGTCGCTATGGAAAAGTGCGTCTCGGCGAAGAAGCACCTGAATTTTCAACATTCAGTTGGGGAGCTATGCTGTTTTGTGCTGGAATGGGCACAAGTATCATGTTTTGGTCGATGATGGAACCACTTTACTACTATATGGGACCACCGTTCGGTATTGAACCTAATAGCAATGAGTCAGCCGAATGGGCAGTCGCATACGGCATGTTCCATTGGGGAATTTCTGCATGGGCATTGTACGCATTGCCTACCGTCACAATTGCTTATTCGTTTTTTGTAAAGAAAAACCGTTCGCTAAAAATTAGTACAGCATGTCGAGGCGTTTTAGGTAAACATGCTGACGGACCAATTGGGAAAATTATCGATATTATGGTTATTTGGAGCTTGGTTGGTGGACTTGGAACATCTCTTGGTCTTGGTGTACCTATGGTTTCTGCCGTTATTGGTGAAATTTTTGGTGTTCAACAATCTCTACAATTAAGTATAATTATCATCTTGATTTGGACCGTTATTTACGGAGCTAGTGCATATATGGGTTTATATAAAGGTATTCGTAAATTAAGCGATTTGAATGTTTATTTAGCACTAGGCTTAGCATTATTCGTTTTAGTCACAGGTCCTACTTTGTTCATTTTATCGAACTTCTCAAATAGTTTCGGGTTAATGTTACAAAATTTCGCATTAATGAGTTTTTCAACAGATCCTGTTGAAAAAGGAGGATTTCCACAAGCTTGGACTGTATTTTATTGGGCTTGGTTTGCAGCGACAGCACCATTTATTGGCCTGTTTGTAGCGAGAATTTCTCGAGGTCGCACAATACGTGAATTGATCATTCATATATTACTATGGGGATCACTGGGTAGCTGGATTTATTTCGGTATATTTGGCGGCTATACTATGAATTTGCAGTTAACAGGTGCATTGAATGTGGTCGATATGCTTAATAATAGCGGAGGACCAGCAACCATTGTTGAAATTTTACGAACAATTCCACTCGACTTTTTAGTATTGCCATTCTTCGCTATATTAGCGTTTATCTTTTTGGCAACGTCGCTTGATTCAGCTACGTATATTCTTTCCGCAATTGCGACAAAAGAGTTGATTGGTGACCAAGAGCCCGCACGTTGGCATCGTATGTTATGGGGGGCTGTTCTCGCAGTTCTTGCGGTGTCGTTATTGATGATTGGCGGACTAAAGGTCATTCAGACTTCGTCCGTAATTGTTTCGGTACCAGTCATTATTCTTTATTTACTATTAACATCTTCTCTACTGAAATGGTTAAAGCAAGATTTTCCAGATCAACTAGGGGAGAAGGTTCTTGCAACAAAGGAAAATTTCGTAGAAGAAAAAGAGATCTATAAAATTGGATTAAAAAATGCTAAAGAGGTGGAAGAGTAA
- a CDS encoding CocE/NonD family hydrolase produces MVFNVRESTRSIKREFPHEVEVTEHVWIPMSDGTRLSAKLWIPKSAYASPVPVILEYLPYRKNEFTALRDSIRHPYFAGHGYASIRVDIRGCGDSEGIIYDEYEKQEQDDALEVLNWITKQGWSTGSVGMIGKSWGGFNGLQVAALNHPALKTIITLCSTDDRYADDVHYKGGALLASDMLWWASTMLVYNARPQDPSNVGESWRENWLERLEKIPPFVEEWMRHQRRDDYWKHGSVCENYDDIKIPVYAVGGWADGYTNAVFRLIQNLKGPKKGLIGPWAHEYPEVAVPGPQIGFLQECLRWWDQWLKEEDTGIMDEPVLRMWLQDAVPPKTDYHVRPGEWVLENSWPTPNSEEKSFFLGNHQLTESPESSSEMLKTHQQHGLYAGVYCPFGQEGDMASDQAIENGLSNTFTSTPLKKELSILGFPKLKVKLISDHKRANLAVRLSDLSPTGTSKLISWGQLNLTHRNSHELPEDVPIDQEFTAIVELDAIGYKVPKGHSLQLSISPTYWPHMWPTAEKAELFIIKDQDTQLVIPSYKNTTNEEDIIPFEEPETAAVMEREVLREAGRTREITHNTVTNEWVLNDFSDEGCRRLPANGLEYGSTNKNIYRIKEGDPLSASVQCDWTLTVGRKEWQTSLESVSTMTADEKKFYITSHLKAFEGDNVLYDTCRTFEVDRDFN; encoded by the coding sequence ATGGTTTTTAATGTTCGAGAAAGCACACGTAGTATTAAGCGTGAGTTTCCACATGAAGTGGAAGTAACCGAACATGTGTGGATCCCGATGTCTGACGGCACAAGATTGTCTGCCAAGTTGTGGATACCCAAAAGTGCGTATGCGAGTCCTGTACCGGTTATTTTAGAATATCTTCCGTATCGAAAAAATGAATTTACTGCACTTCGTGATTCAATCCGTCATCCTTATTTCGCAGGACATGGCTATGCCAGCATTCGCGTAGATATTCGAGGTTGTGGTGATTCAGAGGGCATCATTTACGATGAATACGAAAAACAAGAACAAGATGACGCTTTAGAGGTTTTAAACTGGATCACTAAACAAGGCTGGTCAACGGGATCGGTTGGCATGATTGGAAAATCGTGGGGAGGTTTTAATGGTCTTCAAGTCGCAGCACTTAATCATCCCGCATTAAAAACCATCATTACGTTATGTTCAACAGATGATCGTTATGCGGATGACGTACATTATAAAGGTGGTGCTTTACTTGCTTCTGATATGCTTTGGTGGGCTTCGACAATGCTTGTATATAACGCTCGACCACAAGATCCATCAAATGTAGGGGAGTCATGGCGTGAAAACTGGTTAGAACGCTTAGAAAAAATACCACCATTTGTGGAAGAATGGATGCGCCATCAGCGAAGAGATGATTACTGGAAGCACGGTTCAGTTTGCGAGAATTATGATGACATCAAAATTCCTGTTTATGCAGTCGGTGGTTGGGCAGACGGTTATACAAACGCAGTATTTCGTTTGATCCAAAATTTAAAAGGGCCGAAAAAAGGATTAATTGGACCTTGGGCACATGAATATCCAGAAGTGGCGGTGCCTGGTCCTCAAATTGGATTTTTACAAGAATGTCTTCGTTGGTGGGATCAATGGTTAAAAGAAGAAGATACAGGCATTATGGATGAACCGGTGTTGCGTATGTGGCTTCAAGATGCAGTACCACCCAAAACCGATTACCATGTCCGACCTGGCGAATGGGTGCTTGAGAATAGTTGGCCAACACCTAATTCTGAAGAGAAAAGTTTTTTCCTTGGAAATCATCAACTGACTGAAAGTCCAGAAAGCAGTTCAGAAATGTTGAAGACACATCAACAGCATGGTTTATATGCAGGTGTTTATTGTCCGTTCGGTCAAGAAGGCGATATGGCATCAGATCAGGCAATTGAAAACGGTCTGTCAAATACATTTACAAGTACACCTCTAAAAAAAGAATTAAGCATTCTTGGTTTTCCAAAGCTCAAAGTAAAACTAATTAGTGATCATAAACGGGCTAATCTTGCTGTTAGGTTGAGTGATTTATCACCAACAGGAACTTCAAAACTAATTTCCTGGGGACAATTAAACTTGACTCATCGAAATAGCCACGAGTTACCAGAAGATGTACCAATCGACCAGGAATTTACGGCTATAGTGGAACTAGATGCCATAGGCTATAAAGTTCCAAAAGGACATAGTCTTCAGTTATCTATTTCACCAACGTACTGGCCACATATGTGGCCGACTGCAGAAAAAGCAGAACTGTTTATTATAAAAGATCAAGACACACAGTTAGTCATCCCTTCTTACAAGAACACTACAAATGAAGAAGACATCATTCCATTTGAAGAGCCGGAAACAGCTGCTGTCATGGAGCGTGAAGTGCTTCGTGAAGCTGGACGAACGCGTGAAATCACTCATAATACAGTTACCAATGAATGGGTATTAAATGATTTTTCAGATGAAGGATGTCGACGTTTACCAGCTAATGGGTTGGAATACGGAAGTACAAACAAAAATATCTATCGAATAAAAGAAGGGGATCCTTTGTCCGCTTCCGTTCAATGTGATTGGACGTTAACTGTCGGTCGCAAAGAATGGCAAACAAGTTTAGAATCTGTCTCAACAATGACGGCTGATGAAAAAAAATTCTATATTACGAGTCATCTTAAAGCTTTCGAAGGAGATAACGTACTTTACGATACATGCAGGACTTTTGAAGTCGATCGTGATTTTAATTAA
- a CDS encoding DUF2179 domain-containing protein, whose product MLIVLINVAYMTLFTLRMILVIKGYRKVAAFLSMVEVFIYLMGLTIVLDNLSNPVNLAAYCIGWGIGVYLGGIIENRLALGYIVFDIIVDALEIDLARHLRGKGYGVTSWTAEGKDGERLCLKVLAKRKNESKLRSFVTQLSPKAFIISYEPNRYNGGFLMGSFESIIQINNKI is encoded by the coding sequence ATGCTTATTGTTCTAATTAACGTTGCTTATATGACCCTGTTTACTTTGCGCATGATTTTAGTTATTAAAGGTTACCGAAAAGTAGCTGCATTTTTATCCATGGTAGAAGTGTTTATATACTTAATGGGGTTAACTATCGTTCTGGATAATCTAAGTAACCCTGTCAATCTTGCAGCATATTGTATCGGATGGGGAATAGGTGTATATCTCGGAGGAATTATTGAAAATCGACTAGCACTTGGTTATATCGTGTTTGATATTATTGTTGATGCATTAGAAATTGATTTAGCGAGGCATCTAAGAGGTAAGGGTTACGGTGTTACATCATGGACTGCAGAAGGAAAAGATGGAGAACGATTGTGTTTAAAAGTTTTAGCAAAACGGAAAAATGAAAGCAAGCTCCGAAGTTTTGTGACCCAGTTGTCTCCAAAAGCATTTATCATTTCCTATGAACCTAATCGCTATAATGGTGGTTTTCTTATGGGGAGTTTTGAATCCATTATTCAGATCAACAATAAAATATAA
- a CDS encoding FAD-dependent oxidoreductase produces the protein MKTLVLVGGGHAHLHCLEQLKKDSQKDWRILLISPSPYQYYSGMFSGYTEGVYNLDEIRIDLKKLCQSIGVEFNEDAITAIDANAQEMMGSNGAVYTYDVVSFDIGSQTAIPKAIENYALSIKPNYRFPEQLVKMRESSHPIVVGGGASGVELAFSILSWRKQHQLSANIALFSSTALLMSQGTAASKKIESIAAQKRLPFYSGTGIESVDENSVTTSAGDNHPQSAVLWLTGPKSFDLFQSSGLTTDEDGYLLVNEMLQNNQHPEIFGAGDCVTIDQYPALAKNGVYAVRQGPILWENIKKSLTKGQLVRFTPQKRYISILSTGDGEAFLSYGSQLFHGKIPWKIKQYIDRKFMKKYKDLYE, from the coding sequence ATGAAGACACTTGTATTAGTAGGAGGCGGACATGCTCATTTGCATTGTCTAGAACAATTAAAGAAGGATTCTCAAAAAGACTGGCGTATCTTATTAATCTCACCGTCCCCTTATCAGTATTATTCGGGAATGTTCTCAGGCTATACAGAAGGCGTATATAACTTGGACGAAATTCGAATTGACTTAAAGAAACTATGTCAAAGCATAGGGGTTGAATTTAATGAAGATGCAATTACAGCTATCGATGCGAATGCACAAGAAATGATGGGATCAAACGGAGCAGTTTATACATATGATGTTGTATCATTTGATATTGGCTCACAAACTGCTATTCCAAAAGCGATTGAAAACTATGCTTTATCGATCAAACCAAACTATCGCTTTCCCGAGCAATTAGTAAAGATGCGGGAATCTTCTCATCCGATAGTTGTGGGAGGCGGCGCATCAGGGGTAGAACTAGCATTTTCAATCCTATCTTGGCGAAAACAACATCAGTTGTCTGCCAATATAGCGTTGTTTAGTTCGACAGCGTTATTGATGAGTCAAGGAACTGCAGCTTCTAAAAAAATCGAATCGATTGCTGCGCAAAAAAGATTGCCGTTTTATTCGGGTACGGGGATTGAGTCTGTTGATGAAAACAGCGTAACAACGAGTGCAGGCGACAACCACCCGCAATCAGCAGTTTTGTGGTTAACTGGCCCGAAAAGTTTTGATTTATTCCAATCTTCCGGATTGACTACGGACGAAGATGGCTATTTACTCGTGAATGAAATGTTGCAAAACAATCAGCATCCTGAAATTTTTGGAGCAGGAGATTGTGTCACCATTGATCAGTATCCTGCACTTGCTAAAAATGGCGTCTATGCGGTTCGTCAGGGCCCAATTCTTTGGGAAAACATTAAGAAGAGTTTAACGAAAGGCCAGTTAGTGCGGTTCACTCCTCAAAAAAGGTATATATCGATTTTGTCTACGGGCGATGGTGAAGCTTTTCTTTCTTATGGGAGTCAACTTTTCCACGGGAAAATCCCGTGGAAGATTAAACAGTATATTGACCGTAAATTTATGAAAAAGTATAAAGATCTTTACGAATAA
- a CDS encoding CDP-alcohol phosphatidyltransferase family protein produces MLDTYGRKHIQPVVDKTADFLLKEGFTANGVTKIAFAIGLSSGVFIYLDQPFWAIVVLWFSGYLDVVDGTMARKTKPSSWGTLLDISFDRMVEISVILGLAFRFPDAMWALLLLSTSIIIGMTVFLTVGALSDKKGVKSFYYQAGLAERTEGFLLFTLMIVFSTYLTVITLIFIAIQLFTIYQRMAEAKRILY; encoded by the coding sequence ATGCTCGATACATATGGACGAAAACATATTCAACCGGTCGTTGACAAAACAGCTGACTTCTTACTGAAAGAAGGCTTCACTGCAAATGGCGTAACCAAAATTGCATTTGCGATCGGTCTTTCATCCGGGGTCTTTATTTACCTCGACCAACCTTTTTGGGCAATCGTTGTACTGTGGTTCTCAGGATATTTGGATGTAGTGGATGGGACCATGGCCCGCAAAACCAAACCTTCTTCTTGGGGAACGCTACTCGATATTAGCTTTGATCGAATGGTAGAAATCAGCGTGATTTTAGGGCTGGCTTTTCGTTTTCCAGACGCCATGTGGGCGTTATTGCTGTTAAGCACTTCTATAATCATTGGTATGACTGTTTTTCTAACTGTCGGAGCTTTGTCTGACAAAAAAGGCGTTAAATCTTTCTACTATCAAGCAGGGCTAGCAGAAAGAACAGAAGGCTTTCTATTGTTTACCCTAATGATTGTGTTTTCAACATATTTAACAGTCATTACACTGATTTTTATCGCGATTCAACTTTTCACCATTTACCAACGCATGGCTGAAGCAAAACGAATTTTGTATTAG
- a CDS encoding FAD-dependent oxidoreductase: MVKKYDVAIIGAGAAGLTAAFTAAGFSKSVVLIDKNLPGGECTWSGCIPSKSLINIAKEVHHAKKYTPDLQVDTSVVLEDIQDVIQKVYAGESPEVLKEAGIDFINSYAKFIEPHALEVDNERIEAKKIILSTGSSPMVPPIEGLNQVSYLTNETIFTQKTFPKTMTILGGGAIGVELSQALNRLGVNVTLVEKFERILPKDEEELVLMIQQRLIDEGVTIHTGATAVRAEQTEEIIDLIIEKDGKEMTVSGEGLLVALGRQANVNGFGLETAGVEFDSKSIQVDEHLETTAKGIYAIGDVVGPYQLSHMANAQGILATQNAILPINRKMDYEHVTWCTYTDPELGRSGLSEEEARGKYGDSIRVYEHEYADLDRANTKKDSIGKVKLILDKKGYILGASILGDRAGEIISQIQTIKTLKVNMGKLSGVIHPYPTYSEVLVKIGKKVFVDNLLNQPVVKTFNKAKAGELPAKKIGIYGAATATGLSIANLVVHNNIKPKLGVKNGRLKEMPTTPNAVSSQTTKPDMSVPAWPYNGSKHVAKQSLLEMLENYDGIKIQQNEENYVRAVAISKPLRFKDDIEFYFNDATERIEFRSASRAGHSDWGVNRKRYDEMRSRYFSILAHKQNS, from the coding sequence ATGGTTAAAAAATACGATGTTGCCATAATCGGAGCTGGAGCAGCCGGATTAACAGCTGCATTTACAGCGGCTGGATTTTCTAAAAGCGTGGTTCTGATTGATAAAAATTTACCGGGCGGAGAATGTACGTGGTCTGGTTGTATTCCGAGCAAGTCACTTATCAATATTGCAAAAGAAGTACATCATGCAAAAAAATATACGCCTGATTTACAAGTGGATACTTCAGTTGTATTAGAAGACATTCAAGATGTTATTCAAAAAGTATATGCAGGCGAATCCCCAGAAGTCTTAAAGGAAGCTGGCATTGATTTTATTAATAGCTATGCAAAATTTATCGAACCGCATGCACTAGAAGTAGATAATGAGCGCATTGAAGCAAAAAAAATCATTCTTTCGACAGGGTCTTCTCCAATGGTTCCGCCAATTGAAGGGTTAAACCAAGTTAGTTATTTAACGAATGAAACCATTTTCACTCAAAAAACGTTTCCAAAAACAATGACCATTCTCGGTGGTGGAGCGATTGGCGTGGAGTTAAGCCAAGCGTTAAATCGACTTGGCGTTAACGTAACACTTGTTGAGAAATTTGAGCGGATTTTACCTAAAGACGAAGAAGAACTGGTGTTGATGATTCAACAACGTTTGATCGATGAAGGGGTAACGATTCATACAGGCGCAACTGCCGTTCGTGCTGAGCAAACTGAAGAAATCATTGATTTGATTATTGAAAAAGACGGCAAGGAAATGACGGTTAGCGGAGAAGGGCTGTTAGTAGCGCTTGGACGTCAAGCAAATGTAAACGGTTTTGGGTTGGAAACAGCTGGTGTTGAATTCGATTCGAAAAGCATTCAAGTTGATGAACATTTAGAAACAACCGCAAAAGGAATTTATGCAATTGGTGATGTCGTTGGGCCTTATCAATTGTCGCATATGGCTAATGCACAAGGAATTTTAGCGACACAAAACGCCATTTTGCCCATCAATCGAAAAATGGACTACGAGCATGTGACGTGGTGTACATATACAGATCCTGAGCTCGGCAGATCCGGATTATCCGAAGAAGAAGCCCGCGGAAAATACGGCGACTCGATTCGAGTATACGAGCACGAATACGCTGACTTAGACCGTGCCAATACGAAAAAAGACAGCATTGGGAAAGTGAAACTTATTTTAGATAAAAAAGGTTATATTCTAGGTGCGAGTATTCTTGGGGACCGAGCAGGTGAAATCATTAGCCAAATTCAAACCATCAAAACCTTGAAAGTTAATATGGGGAAACTATCTGGCGTGATTCATCCGTACCCTACGTATAGTGAAGTGTTGGTGAAAATCGGCAAAAAGGTTTTCGTCGACAATTTATTAAACCAACCGGTTGTCAAAACGTTCAATAAAGCAAAAGCAGGAGAACTGCCGGCAAAAAAAATTGGTATATACGGAGCCGCGACGGCAACTGGACTTAGCATTGCAAACTTAGTCGTTCACAACAACATTAAACCTAAACTTGGTGTTAAAAATGGCCGTTTAAAAGAAATGCCTACTACACCGAATGCAGTATCTTCTCAAACCACGAAACCAGATATGTCTGTACCGGCATGGCCTTATAACGGCAGCAAACATGTCGCCAAACAAAGTTTACTTGAGATGCTCGAGAATTATGATGGCATCAAAATTCAGCAAAATGAGGAAAATTACGTACGTGCAGTGGCGATCTCCAAACCATTAAGGTTTAAAGATGACATTGAATTTTATTTTAACGATGCCACAGAGCGCATTGAATTTCGTTCAGCATCGCGTGCAGGACATTCAGACTGGGGCGTCAACCGCAAACGTTATGACGAAATGAGAAGTCGTTATTTTAGCATTTTGGCGCACAAACAAAATTCATGA